One genomic window of Paenibacillus xylanilyticus includes the following:
- a CDS encoding DUF1294 domain-containing protein: MQTGLILWFLFINVVGYLVMSDDKKRAQRRRDRTPERTLFLLAFIGGALGVWIAMYRKRHKTKHPSFTIGIPLLLFLNAVIYGYFLK, encoded by the coding sequence ATGCAAACCGGACTCATATTGTGGTTTTTATTTATTAACGTGGTAGGTTATCTGGTGATGTCAGATGACAAAAAGCGGGCGCAGCGACGCCGTGACCGTACACCCGAACGGACGTTATTCCTGCTGGCGTTTATCGGAGGGGCGCTTGGAGTATGGATTGCAATGTACCGGAAAAGGCACAAAACCAAACATCCGAGCTTTACCATCGGGATTCCGCTTCTGCTATTTCTGAATGCCGTAATCTATGGTTATTTTCTGAAATAG
- a CDS encoding universal stress protein, protein MLFSKILVAYDGSKASNKALDRAIELAKVSPDSVIDVIHAFDFPRVFIGEGLAPLPPSLNNDYYNLAVQTTDEAKERIKAAGVTANVDLIQGAAAEVLLDYAKENGSDVIVIGSRGLGGIREFVLGSVSHNVVQHAQIPVLIVK, encoded by the coding sequence ATGTTATTCTCCAAAATTTTAGTAGCTTATGATGGATCAAAAGCTTCCAACAAGGCACTGGATCGTGCCATTGAACTGGCTAAAGTGTCTCCGGATTCAGTCATTGATGTCATTCATGCCTTTGACTTCCCGCGCGTATTTATTGGAGAAGGACTTGCACCGCTACCGCCATCTCTGAATAACGATTATTACAACCTGGCTGTGCAAACGACCGATGAAGCAAAAGAACGGATCAAAGCTGCAGGCGTTACAGCCAATGTAGACCTGATTCAAGGGGCAGCAGCTGAAGTGCTGCTCGATTATGCTAAGGAAAATGGGTCGGATGTGATCGTCATCGGAAGTCGCGGACTAGGCGGCATTCGTGAATTTGTCTTGGGCAGTGTCAGCCACAATGTAGTACAGCATGCTCAAATCCCTGTATTGATCGTTAAATAA
- the purE gene encoding 5-(carboxyamino)imidazole ribonucleotide mutase translates to MSVQVAVIMGSKSDWETMKHACEVLDELEIGYEKKVVSAHRTPDLMFEYAEQAAERGFKVIIAGAGGAAHLPGMVASKTMLPVIGVPVQSKALNGLDSLLSIVQMPGGIPVATVAIGKAGATNAGLLAAQMIGAFDEDVRNRCEARRERIKREVLESSDEL, encoded by the coding sequence ATGTCAGTGCAGGTCGCTGTAATTATGGGCAGCAAGTCGGATTGGGAAACGATGAAGCATGCGTGTGAGGTGCTGGATGAACTGGAGATCGGGTATGAGAAAAAGGTTGTATCTGCGCATCGCACACCGGATCTGATGTTTGAATATGCCGAGCAGGCTGCTGAGCGCGGATTCAAGGTTATCATTGCAGGTGCAGGCGGAGCAGCACATCTCCCTGGCATGGTTGCTTCCAAAACGATGCTGCCGGTAATCGGCGTACCTGTACAGTCCAAGGCACTGAATGGTCTTGATTCCCTATTATCCATTGTTCAGATGCCAGGCGGCATTCCTGTCGCAACGGTAGCGATTGGCAAGGCGGGTGCTACCAATGCAGGGCTGCTTGCGGCCCAGATGATTGGTGCATTCGATGAGGATGTCCGTAATCGCTGCGAAGCCCGCAGAGAACGGATCAAACGTGAAGTACTCGAAAGCAGTGATGAGCTATGA
- the purK gene encoding 5-(carboxyamino)imidazole ribonucleotide synthase, with the protein MSKTELNLSGMAGRVLLPGKTTIGVLGGGQLGRMLTLAGTAMGYRFVTLDPATDSPCGQVSRQIEAGYDDEAAALELARQCDVITYEFENVDAGVAGLLERESYVPQGSALLYTTQHRLREKRAIEAAGVRVAPYREITSKDTMQAAVSELGVPCVLKTVTGGYDGKGQRVIREASQAVPAYEELAATGAELVLEQFIKFDCEISVVVARSTSGEIKTFPPAENIHVNNILHASIVPARVATDIQIEAQKLAAAVAESMQAVGLLAVELFVAPDGRLYVNELAPRPHNSGHYTMEACATSQFEQHIRAICGLPLGDTTLLSPVVMVNVLGEHLEGIIARTGQPDAEAMELGVIPKLHIYGKTEAKTGRKMGHVNLLCQDVEEGLQWIEQTNIWRNTNS; encoded by the coding sequence ATGAGTAAAACTGAATTGAATCTCTCAGGCATGGCTGGACGTGTGCTGCTCCCAGGAAAAACAACCATTGGCGTTCTCGGGGGCGGACAGCTTGGACGAATGCTGACGCTTGCCGGGACAGCGATGGGATACCGCTTTGTCACGCTTGATCCGGCGACAGATTCGCCTTGCGGACAAGTTTCCCGCCAGATTGAGGCCGGATATGACGATGAAGCCGCAGCGCTTGAGCTGGCCCGTCAGTGTGATGTGATCACGTATGAGTTTGAAAATGTGGATGCAGGTGTAGCGGGCTTGCTGGAACGTGAATCCTATGTGCCGCAAGGAAGTGCGTTATTGTATACAACCCAGCATCGGTTGCGTGAGAAACGAGCCATTGAAGCTGCTGGAGTAAGAGTAGCGCCTTATCGGGAGATTACAAGTAAGGATACGATGCAAGCAGCCGTAAGCGAGCTTGGTGTACCGTGTGTTTTGAAGACGGTAACCGGAGGATACGATGGTAAAGGCCAGCGGGTCATCCGCGAAGCAAGCCAGGCTGTACCGGCTTACGAAGAGCTTGCGGCAACCGGAGCGGAACTGGTGCTGGAGCAGTTTATCAAGTTTGACTGCGAAATCTCCGTCGTGGTTGCCCGAAGCACAAGTGGCGAGATCAAGACATTCCCGCCAGCGGAGAACATTCATGTGAACAACATTCTGCATGCCTCGATCGTACCGGCCAGAGTGGCTACGGACATACAGATTGAAGCCCAGAAGCTTGCAGCGGCTGTGGCCGAATCCATGCAGGCTGTTGGATTGCTGGCGGTGGAACTCTTTGTTGCGCCAGACGGAAGATTGTATGTGAACGAACTGGCTCCAAGACCTCATAATTCCGGTCATTACACGATGGAAGCCTGTGCGACGTCACAGTTCGAGCAGCACATTCGTGCCATCTGCGGGCTGCCATTAGGAGACACTACACTGTTAAGTCCGGTTGTTATGGTCAATGTGCTTGGAGAACATCTGGAAGGAATTATCGCCAGAACGGGTCAACCTGATGCAGAAGCAATGGAACTCGGTGTTATACCCAAGCTTCACATATATGGCAAAACCGAAGCGAAAACGGGACGAAAAATGGGGCATGTCAATCTGCTCTGTCAGGATGTTGAAGAAGGATTGCAATGGATTGAACAAACTAATATCTGGAGGAATACAAATTCATGA
- the purB gene encoding adenylosuccinate lyase, with protein sequence MIERYSRPEMRAIWTEENKFKSWLEVEICACEAWAELGVIPKEEAALLRQNASFDIDRIYEIEQETRHDVIAFTRTVSESLGAERKWVHYGLTSTDVVDTALGYVLRQANEILERDIVNFIEILREKALAYQHTPMMGRTHGVHAEPTTFGLKMALWHEEMKRNLERFRHAADNVQYGKISGAVGTYANIDPFVEEFVCEKLGTKPAPISTQTLQRDRHAEYMATLALIATSLDKFATEVRALQKSEFREVEEAFAKGQKGSSAMPHKRNPIGSENISGLSRVIRGHMVSAYENVTLWHERDISHSSVERVILPDATMLLNYMLNRFGNIVKNLTVFPENMKRNMERTFGVPFSGRVLTKLIDKGFSREQAYDTVQPRAMQAWEEQRQFKDIVKATPEITEVLSDEEIEDAFNPSWHLKHVDTIFKKLGLTN encoded by the coding sequence ATGATCGAACGTTATAGCAGACCCGAAATGAGAGCCATCTGGACGGAGGAAAACAAATTCAAGTCCTGGCTGGAAGTTGAAATTTGTGCATGTGAAGCTTGGGCGGAACTCGGAGTTATTCCTAAGGAAGAAGCAGCATTGCTTCGTCAAAATGCTTCTTTTGATATCGATCGCATCTATGAAATCGAACAGGAAACGCGCCATGACGTTATTGCTTTTACCCGCACGGTATCCGAGAGTCTGGGTGCAGAACGCAAATGGGTGCACTACGGACTGACATCCACGGATGTGGTAGATACGGCTCTGGGGTACGTACTGCGCCAGGCCAATGAAATTCTGGAACGCGACATCGTGAATTTTATCGAGATCCTGCGTGAGAAGGCCCTTGCTTATCAGCATACGCCAATGATGGGTCGTACACACGGGGTGCATGCCGAGCCAACAACCTTTGGTTTGAAAATGGCCCTGTGGCATGAAGAGATGAAACGTAATCTGGAGCGTTTCCGCCATGCGGCAGACAACGTGCAGTACGGTAAAATCTCCGGTGCGGTAGGAACTTACGCGAACATCGATCCGTTTGTTGAAGAGTTTGTCTGCGAGAAGCTGGGCACGAAGCCGGCGCCAATTTCGACACAAACCTTGCAGCGTGACCGTCATGCAGAATACATGGCTACCCTGGCATTGATCGCAACATCACTGGACAAGTTCGCTACAGAAGTTCGTGCATTGCAAAAGAGTGAATTCCGTGAAGTGGAAGAGGCATTTGCCAAAGGTCAAAAAGGATCTTCCGCTATGCCGCACAAACGTAATCCGATTGGTAGCGAAAATATCTCCGGTCTGTCTCGCGTCATCCGCGGACATATGGTGTCAGCATACGAGAACGTAACACTGTGGCATGAACGCGATATCTCACACTCTTCTGTAGAGCGTGTCATCCTGCCGGATGCAACGATGCTGCTGAACTACATGCTGAATCGTTTCGGCAACATCGTGAAAAACCTGACGGTGTTCCCTGAGAACATGAAGCGCAACATGGAGCGTACCTTCGGTGTGCCATTCTCTGGACGCGTACTGACGAAGCTGATTGACAAAGGCTTCAGCCGTGAACAGGCATATGATACCGTTCAACCACGTGCCATGCAGGCATGGGAAGAACAGCGCCAGTTCAAGGATATCGTGAAAGCCACACCGGAAATCACCGAGGTGCTGAGCGATGAGGAAATCGAAGATGCATTCAACCCGTCCTGGCACCTGAAGCATGTGGATACCATCTTCAAGAAGCTTGGTTTGACCAACTAA
- a CDS encoding phosphoribosylaminoimidazolesuccinocarboxamide synthase — protein MALSTAADLVKAPLLYKGKVRELYDLGEHFLIVVTDRISAFDYVLDPAVPEKGNVLNKLSSFWFELTSDMMDNHVVHTDVNRLGDLIVDPELLKDRIMVTRKAERIDIECVVRGYITGGGWRQYENSGEVNGIKLPEGLRKNAKLESPIFTPAAKNDVGHDEDIPMDRMKELVGDELAVELQEKSLRLYEFARDYCDQRGIILADCKFEFGIVDGKVILIDEIFTPDASRFWAKENYALDIEIDSMDKEPVRSYLAGTDWDKHSKPDPLPQAVVEATTARYVDIYNRLTK, from the coding sequence ATGGCACTGTCCACAGCGGCAGATCTCGTTAAAGCACCTCTGTTATACAAAGGAAAAGTACGTGAATTGTACGATCTGGGGGAACATTTTCTGATCGTGGTTACAGACCGGATTTCAGCTTTTGACTACGTGCTGGACCCAGCGGTGCCCGAGAAGGGCAATGTGCTGAATAAACTCAGCAGCTTCTGGTTTGAACTGACGAGCGACATGATGGACAACCACGTGGTTCATACGGACGTCAACCGGCTCGGTGATCTTATTGTGGACCCGGAACTTCTGAAAGATCGCATTATGGTGACACGCAAAGCCGAACGCATCGATATCGAATGCGTCGTACGTGGATACATTACTGGGGGCGGATGGAGACAATATGAGAATAGCGGAGAGGTGAACGGCATCAAACTGCCGGAAGGACTTCGCAAAAACGCCAAACTCGAAAGCCCCATTTTCACTCCGGCTGCCAAAAATGATGTAGGTCATGATGAAGACATCCCGATGGACCGCATGAAAGAACTGGTTGGAGATGAGCTGGCAGTTGAACTTCAGGAAAAAAGCCTGCGTCTGTATGAGTTCGCCCGGGATTATTGTGATCAGCGCGGCATTATTCTCGCAGATTGCAAATTCGAGTTCGGTATCGTCGATGGCAAGGTCATCCTGATCGACGAAATCTTCACCCCGGATGCTTCACGCTTCTGGGCAAAAGAGAACTACGCACTAGACATCGAGATCGACAGCATGGACAAGGAGCCGGTGCGCAGCTACCTGGCAGGAACCGATTGGGACAAACACAGTAAGCCTGATCCGCTGCCACAAGCGGTGGTGGAGGCAACAACAGCAAGATACGTCGATATCTATAACCGTTTAACGAAATAA
- the purS gene encoding phosphoribosylformylglycinamidine synthase subunit PurS, whose translation MIKATVYVTIKQSVLDPQGVAVQGALHSMGFNEVESVRIGKVMELNLDTTDRAEAEKRLTVMCEKLLANTVVEDYRYELEG comes from the coding sequence ATGATCAAAGCAACCGTCTATGTCACTATTAAGCAAAGCGTACTCGACCCGCAAGGAGTAGCCGTTCAAGGTGCCCTGCACTCGATGGGATTCAATGAAGTGGAAAGTGTACGGATCGGTAAAGTCATGGAACTGAACCTGGATACAACTGATCGCGCAGAAGCGGAAAAACGTTTGACTGTGATGTGTGAGAAGCTGCTGGCCAACACCGTTGTTGAAGATTACCGCTACGAATTGGAGGGTTAA
- the purQ gene encoding phosphoribosylformylglycinamidine synthase subunit PurQ: protein MKFAVLVFPGSNCDIDCYKAVEDAIGQEVDYVWHTATDLSAYDCILVPGGFSYGDYLRCGAISRFAPVMNEVAKAAEQGKYILGICNGFQILTEAGLLPGALIRNMSLKFRCHDTVLKVTNADTPFTRDYASGEEIIIPIAHGEGNYYCDEETLASLQANNQIVFTYGSNPNGSLGDIAGICNEGGNVVGMMPHPERAVDSLLGSEDGKRMFTSILKAWRDRHDAAAIR from the coding sequence ATGAAATTTGCAGTTCTTGTGTTTCCTGGCTCCAACTGCGATATTGACTGTTACAAGGCAGTGGAAGATGCCATTGGGCAAGAGGTTGATTATGTATGGCACACGGCAACGGATCTGTCGGCGTATGACTGTATCCTGGTTCCGGGTGGTTTCTCCTATGGAGACTACTTGCGTTGTGGTGCGATTTCCCGCTTCGCACCTGTAATGAATGAGGTAGCCAAAGCTGCTGAACAAGGCAAATATATTCTGGGGATCTGCAACGGATTCCAGATTCTGACTGAAGCCGGATTGCTTCCGGGCGCGTTGATTCGCAATATGTCACTGAAATTCCGTTGTCACGATACGGTATTGAAAGTAACGAATGCAGATACACCATTTACACGTGACTATGCATCTGGGGAAGAGATTATCATTCCGATTGCTCACGGTGAAGGCAACTATTACTGTGATGAAGAGACGCTTGCGAGTTTGCAGGCGAACAATCAGATCGTATTTACGTACGGCAGCAACCCGAACGGTTCCCTGGGCGATATCGCAGGAATCTGTAATGAGGGTGGAAACGTGGTTGGCATGATGCCGCATCCGGAGCGCGCGGTGGATTCCCTGCTGGGCTCGGAAGACGGCAAACGTATGTTTACATCTATTTTGAAAGCATGGAGGGATCGACATGACGCAGCAGCTATCCGCTAA
- the purL gene encoding phosphoribosylformylglycinamidine synthase subunit PurL codes for MTQQLSAKEPTAEQVAEHKLYAQMGVSDSEYELICEFMGRKPNYTEIGVFSVMWSEHCAYKNSKPLLRRFPTSGPRVLMGPGEGAGIVDIGDNQAVVFKIESHNHPSAVEPYQGAATGVGGIIRDIFSMGARPVALLNSLRFGKLESDRVKYLFEHVVSGIAGYGNCIGIPTVAGEVMFDESYEGNPLVNAMCVGLIDHDKIQRGVAKGVGNPVYYVGPPTGRDGIHGATFASVELTEESESKKTAVQVGDPFMEKLVMESCLELIDTGIVLGIQDMGAAGLTCSSAEMASKAGNGLELYLDQVPQREEGMTPYEMMLSESQERMLFVVEPKDEAQAMEIFERWGVICAKVGKVTDDGRLKLYHHGEVVGDMPVTALVDECPVYNKPSSVPAYYEQSASIDTLRYDEVSDLGGALKQVLASPTVASKKWVYDQYDYMVRTSTAVRPGSDAAVVTIRGTRKGLAMTTDCNGRYVYLDPEVGGRIAVSEAARNIVCSGAEPLAITDNLNFGNPEKPDIFWQMEKAVDGMAEACRVLDTPVIGGNVSLYNENAKGSIYPTPVVGMVGLVHDTDHITTQGFKSEGDVIILLGETKAELGGSELQYAVHGKTEGRPPQLDLNTEKALLSTVLEAIQSGLVRSAHDLSEGGLAVALAESCISGNVGAQVNVETALRADHALFSESQSRILLSASPEQAGKLEAFVRERGVPVAVIGRVEGSNLTIELNGTSAVNEPVGGLAQVWEDAIPCLMN; via the coding sequence ATGACGCAGCAGCTATCCGCTAAGGAACCGACGGCAGAACAGGTCGCAGAACATAAACTTTACGCACAAATGGGCGTGTCGGACAGTGAGTATGAGCTGATCTGTGAATTCATGGGACGCAAGCCGAACTACACGGAAATTGGTGTATTTAGCGTTATGTGGTCCGAGCACTGTGCATACAAGAACTCCAAGCCGCTGCTGCGCCGTTTCCCAACCAGTGGACCGCGTGTCCTGATGGGACCAGGTGAAGGTGCCGGGATCGTTGATATTGGCGACAACCAGGCTGTTGTTTTCAAAATTGAAAGCCATAACCACCCTTCCGCTGTAGAGCCTTATCAAGGGGCAGCAACAGGCGTGGGCGGGATCATCCGTGATATTTTCTCCATGGGTGCAAGACCTGTAGCCCTGCTGAACTCTCTTCGTTTCGGGAAATTGGAGAGCGATCGCGTGAAATACCTGTTTGAACATGTCGTATCCGGTATTGCTGGATATGGTAACTGTATCGGGATTCCAACGGTAGCCGGTGAAGTGATGTTCGACGAAAGTTATGAAGGCAATCCACTCGTTAATGCCATGTGCGTAGGCTTGATCGATCATGACAAAATTCAGCGCGGTGTAGCCAAAGGCGTAGGAAATCCAGTGTACTATGTTGGTCCTCCAACGGGCCGCGATGGAATTCACGGCGCAACGTTTGCATCGGTGGAACTGACAGAAGAATCCGAATCCAAGAAGACAGCGGTTCAAGTCGGCGACCCGTTCATGGAAAAACTCGTTATGGAGTCCTGCCTTGAACTGATCGACACGGGTATCGTACTTGGTATTCAGGATATGGGTGCGGCTGGTCTGACTTGCTCCAGTGCGGAGATGGCAAGTAAAGCCGGTAATGGCCTGGAACTGTATCTCGATCAGGTACCACAGCGCGAAGAAGGCATGACCCCGTATGAGATGATGCTGTCCGAGTCTCAGGAACGGATGCTGTTCGTGGTTGAGCCGAAGGATGAAGCCCAAGCGATGGAGATCTTTGAGCGTTGGGGCGTAATCTGTGCGAAAGTCGGTAAAGTTACCGATGATGGACGTCTGAAGCTGTACCACCACGGCGAAGTGGTTGGGGATATGCCAGTGACGGCATTGGTCGACGAGTGTCCGGTATACAACAAGCCATCTTCTGTACCGGCTTACTACGAGCAAAGCGCTTCAATCGACACGCTGCGTTACGATGAAGTGTCGGATCTCGGCGGTGCGTTGAAACAGGTATTGGCTTCGCCAACGGTAGCAAGCAAAAAGTGGGTTTACGATCAATACGATTACATGGTTCGTACAAGTACAGCCGTTCGTCCGGGTTCGGATGCTGCCGTGGTAACGATTCGCGGAACACGCAAAGGTCTGGCGATGACAACGGACTGTAACGGACGTTATGTCTATCTGGATCCTGAAGTGGGTGGCCGCATTGCGGTTAGTGAAGCTGCTCGTAACATTGTATGTTCCGGTGCGGAGCCACTGGCGATTACGGACAACCTGAACTTCGGTAACCCGGAGAAGCCGGACATTTTCTGGCAAATGGAAAAAGCTGTAGACGGTATGGCGGAAGCTTGCCGCGTGCTGGATACGCCGGTTATTGGTGGTAACGTGAGTCTTTATAACGAAAACGCCAAAGGCTCAATCTATCCAACGCCAGTAGTCGGTATGGTAGGTCTCGTTCATGATACGGATCATATCACGACACAGGGATTCAAATCCGAAGGTGATGTAATCATCCTCCTCGGCGAGACCAAAGCGGAGCTGGGCGGCAGCGAGCTGCAATATGCAGTTCATGGCAAAACGGAAGGCCGTCCCCCGCAGCTTGATTTGAACACGGAGAAGGCGCTGCTCAGCACTGTGCTGGAAGCCATCCAATCCGGACTTGTTCGTTCTGCACATGATTTGTCTGAAGGCGGATTGGCTGTAGCTTTGGCAGAGTCCTGCATCAGCGGCAACGTGGGTGCACAGGTGAATGTGGAAACTGCACTGCGTGCGGATCATGCACTCTTCAGTGAGAGCCAATCCCGCATACTGCTGTCCGCTTCGCCGGAGCAAGCAGGTAAACTTGAAGCATTTGTACGTGAGCGCGGTGTACCCGTAGCTGTTATTGGACGTGTGGAAGGAAGCAACTTGACGATCGAATTGAACGGAACATCAGCCGTGAACGAACCCGTGGGAGGTTTGGCTCAGGTCTGGGAGGATGCGATTCCATGTCTCATGAACTGA
- the purF gene encoding amidophosphoribosyltransferase, with translation MSHELTTGQWWTGDYYNEGSGKEGLDKLKEECGVFGVFRHPDAASLSYYGLHALQHRGEESAGMCVSDGTQFNYHRGMGLVKEVFTKDLMQTLSGDISIGHVRYSTSGDSKLTNAQPLVFKYRDGDLAVATNGNIVNAPTIRRELEQSGSIFQTTSDTEVIAHLIARSSKGLVEAAKDAFQRIVGGYAFLIMTNDKLLVASDPHGLRPLTMGKLGDAYLFASETCALETIGAELIRDIEPGELLVLDADGLHEDRFDHHKHRKALCAMEYIYFARPDSDMNGANQHAARKRMGGRMAIESFVDADLVTGVPDSSISAAIGYAEQTGIPYEMGMIKNKYTGRTFIQPSQELREQGVKMKLSAVRRVVEGKRVVMIDDSIVRGTTSRRIVNMLRDAGATEVHVRITSPPFKNPCFYGIDTPDSRELIASSLSVEEICREINADSLAFLSPDGLIASIQGDNQDDYKGGLCLACFDNDYPTRLDFDGEEKFGCSC, from the coding sequence ATGTCTCATGAACTGACGACAGGACAGTGGTGGACAGGCGATTATTATAACGAAGGGTCCGGTAAGGAAGGACTCGATAAATTGAAGGAAGAATGTGGCGTATTCGGGGTGTTCAGACACCCTGATGCTGCTTCGCTCTCCTATTATGGACTGCATGCGCTCCAACATCGGGGCGAAGAAAGTGCAGGCATGTGTGTGAGTGATGGTACCCAGTTTAACTACCATCGTGGTATGGGTCTGGTGAAGGAAGTCTTCACCAAAGACCTGATGCAAACCTTGTCTGGTGATATTTCCATCGGTCACGTTCGGTATTCCACGAGCGGCGACAGTAAACTGACCAATGCACAACCCCTGGTTTTCAAGTATCGTGACGGGGATCTGGCCGTTGCCACGAACGGGAATATCGTGAATGCACCAACGATTCGCCGTGAGCTGGAACAGAGCGGGTCGATCTTCCAGACAACCAGCGATACGGAAGTTATTGCGCATCTGATTGCACGTTCATCGAAGGGTTTGGTGGAAGCTGCAAAAGATGCATTCCAGCGGATTGTGGGTGGTTATGCATTTTTGATCATGACCAACGACAAGCTGCTGGTGGCTTCTGATCCGCACGGTCTGCGTCCGCTGACGATGGGTAAGCTCGGAGATGCATATCTGTTCGCATCCGAGACGTGTGCACTGGAAACAATCGGCGCAGAGTTGATTCGCGATATTGAACCCGGTGAACTGCTGGTGCTTGACGCAGATGGTCTGCACGAGGATCGCTTCGATCATCACAAACACCGCAAGGCACTATGTGCAATGGAATATATCTATTTTGCTCGTCCCGACAGTGACATGAACGGAGCCAACCAGCATGCTGCCCGGAAACGAATGGGTGGACGCATGGCGATTGAATCTTTTGTGGATGCAGATCTGGTAACAGGTGTACCGGACTCCAGTATTTCCGCGGCAATAGGATACGCTGAGCAAACCGGTATTCCGTATGAAATGGGCATGATCAAGAACAAATACACCGGACGTACGTTTATCCAGCCTAGTCAGGAATTGCGTGAACAGGGCGTGAAGATGAAGCTGAGCGCGGTGCGCCGCGTCGTAGAAGGTAAACGCGTTGTCATGATTGATGATTCCATCGTTCGGGGGACAACTTCGAGACGGATTGTGAACATGCTGCGTGATGCCGGTGCAACTGAGGTGCATGTACGCATAACCTCGCCTCCGTTCAAAAACCCATGTTTCTATGGAATTGATACACCGGATAGCCGTGAACTGATTGCATCCTCTCTGTCAGTAGAAGAGATTTGCCGTGAGATCAATGCAGACTCTCTGGCGTTCCTCAGCCCGGATGGACTGATTGCATCCATTCAAGGGGATAATCAGGATGACTATAAGGGCGGACTATGTCTGGCATGCTTCGATAATGATTATCCGACTCGCCTTGACTTCGACGGTGAAGAGAAGTTCGGCTGCAGCTGTTAG
- a CDS encoding immunity 26/phosphotriesterase HocA family protein, whose amino-acid sequence MGRKSYNEGDVFLIPMHDGRFAVCQVICALRDRFKKAFSFGVMSIQRDETVSLEDSEFLVYSYGKRKSSVIFTSPKQLKDGTWSIVGNIPLTPAKKELQVFQCAGGVYNGDEFIRMVPPEEYSQYITMGVAGFELVQNHLLEMSKNQ is encoded by the coding sequence ATGGGAAGAAAAAGCTATAATGAAGGCGATGTTTTTCTGATTCCAATGCATGATGGACGGTTCGCCGTGTGTCAGGTTATATGTGCTCTGAGAGACCGCTTCAAAAAGGCATTTTCGTTTGGCGTGATGAGCATTCAGCGTGACGAAACTGTAAGCTTGGAAGACAGCGAATTCCTTGTCTATTCTTATGGTAAACGTAAGAGCAGCGTGATCTTCACGTCACCCAAGCAGCTGAAAGATGGCACATGGAGCATTGTTGGTAACATCCCGCTGACTCCTGCGAAAAAAGAACTGCAAGTATTCCAGTGCGCCGGTGGGGTATACAACGGTGACGAATTCATTCGAATGGTTCCGCCAGAAGAGTACAGTCAGTACATCACAATGGGTGTAGCTGGATTTGAATTGGTACAGAATCATCTTTTAGAGATGAGCAAAAATCAATAA